In Candidatus Binatia bacterium, the sequence CGAACGCAGTTCGAGCGTGGCGCGCTCGAGCGCCGCGTCGCTTCCCTCGAGCACCGCGAGAATTCGGCCTTCCGGTCCGTCGTCGCCGTCGATCGCGTTGTGAAATCCCGCGATCCAAAACGCCGCCGCGGGCGCCATGCGCAGCGCCGCTAACTGCGCGCAGGCGCGCTCGCGCGTTCGCTCCGGCAACTGCGCGAGAAAGAGCCGCGCGCCCTTCGGCAGCGGGATCGTTTTGAGATTTGCCTGCACGAGCACGCCGAGCGTGCCGAAGGATCCGACGTAGAGCCGGCTCATATCGTAGCCGGCGACGTTCTTCGCGACCATGCCGCCGGCGCGGGCGATCGTTCCGTCGGCGAGCACGATCGTCGAGCCGACGATAAAATCGCGCAGCCGTCCGTAGAGATGGCGCCGCGGACCGAGCCATCCGGCCGCGAGCGTGCCGCCGAGCGTCGCGTACTGCGGCCGGGGGGCGTCAAACGGCACGAACTGCCCCTGCGCGGCGAGTGCAACCGCGATGTCCTGCAGCGGCGTTCCCGCGCGCGCGGCGACGATGAGATCGCCGGGCTCGTTTGCGACGATGCCGGATAGCGCTTTTGTCGAGAGCGTCACGTCGCAGCGCTCGGGGGGAAATCCCATCCCCGCGAGCGTCCCGCCGCCTTCGATGACGATCTTCTCGCCGGCGCGGTCGCAGCGGCCGACGAGCTCGCTCAGCTCTGCCGCCGTCGCGGGCGCGACGCGCTCTTGCGTTCGGTTCACGGCGGCGTCACCTCGGGGCAGCGCAGGCCGCTCGGAAAGATTTTCTCCGGATTGAGCGCGCGCGCGGGATCGAAGACGTCGCGCACGCGTGCCATCGTCGCGAGATCCTCGGTCGTGTAGACGCGCGTCATCGCCTCGCGCTTCTCCCAGCCGATGCCGTGCTCGCCGCTGATCGTTCCGCCGAGGTCGATCGCGCACTGCAGGATCTCGTTGCCGGTCTCGACGACTGCGGCGACCTGCTTGCGGTCGCGCTTGTCGTACATCAGCAGCGGGTGCAGATTGCCGTCGCCCGCGTGAAAGACGTTGCCGACGGTGATGCCGTTGGCGCTCGCCGCGGCCTCGACGATCTTGAGCGCGGCCGGCAGTTTGCTGCGCGGCACGCAGACGTCCTGCGTGTAGTAGTTCGGCGCGATGCGCCCGGTCGAGCCCGCGGCGCCCTTGCGCCCGGCCCAGAGCGCGTCGCGTTCGGTTCGATCGCGCGCGCTTCGCCAGGAGCGTGCGCGGTGCTGCGTGACGATCGCGTGAATCGCGGCCTCGGCGGCGTCGACGTCCTCTTCGAGACCCGCGCTCTCGACGAGCAGGACCGCGCCCGCCTCGGTCGGATAGCCCGCGTGGAAAGCCGCCTCGACGGCGGCGGTGATCACGGCATCCATCATCTCGAGCGCGGTCGGCAGAATTCCGGCGGCGACGATCGCCGAAACCGCCTCCGAGGCCGCGTCAACGTCGTCGAAGGCGGCGACCCAGACGCGAACGGATTCCGGCTGCGCCAAGAGCCGCAGCCACGCCGAGGTCACGATGCCGAGCGTTCCTTCGCTCCCGACGAGCGCGGCGGTAAGATCGTAGCCCCCGTCGTCGACGTTCGTCGTGAAGACCTCGCCGCAGTCGTCGACGACTTCCAGGCCGAGGACGTGATTGACGGTCGTTCCGTACGAAAGACAGTGCGCGCCGCCGGCGTTCGTCGCGATGTTGCCGCCGATCGTCGCAATTTTCTGCGACGAGGGATCGGGCGCGTAGAAGAGCCCGCTCTCGGCGACGAAGCGCGAGAGATCGAGATTGATCAATCCGGGCTGCACGTGCGCGCGCCGGTTGCGCTCGTCGAATTCGAGCACGCGGTTCATGCGGGCGAAGGAGAGGATGACGCCGCCGGATTTTGGCACCGCGCCGCCGCAGAGTCCGGTTCCGGCGCCGCGCGCGACGATCGGTTCGCCGCACTCGCGCGCGATCTTGACGATCGCGCTGACCTCGCGCGTCGAGCGCGGCAGCACCACCGCCGAGGGCAGCCCGCCGTCGGTGTACGCGTCGAACGCGTAGACCGCGAGGTCTTCCGGCTCGGTCTTCACGGCGTCGCTTCCGAGCGCGTCGATCAACCGCTGCTGCAGCATTCCTAGCCCTTCGCCGAGCCCTTGACAATCACCGGCGGGGTGTGTTTGCATAAGCGTTCACATGGGGACGGTATGGTAGAGAACGCCCGAGTTTGCGCGTTTCGCGGGATCCGCGGCGCGATTACGGCCGCTGCGGACGATAAAGTCTCGATCGAGTCCGCGACGAAGCGGCTGCTCGAGGAGATCACGCGCCGCAACGAGATCGAGCTCGACGACATCGCCTCGGTGCTCTTCACGGTTACGCCGGATCTGCACGCCGCGTTCCCGGCGCTCGCGGCGCGCGCGATGGGCTGGACCTGGGTGCCGATGCTCCACGCCTGCGAGATCGACGTTCCGGGCTCGCTCGGAAAGTGCATTCGCGTGCTGATGCACGTGAACACGACGCGCCGGCCCGAGGAGATCGAGCACGTCTATCTCGACGGCGCCGTCGGATTGCGCCCCGACCTTCTGCGAGGAAACCCCTGACCGCGACGCGGCTCGGCATTGTCGGTGTCGGGGCGATCGGTGGTTCGATTGGGTTGC encodes:
- a CDS encoding FAD-binding oxidoreductase, which gives rise to MNRTQERVAPATAAELSELVGRCDRAGEKIVIEGGGTLAGMGFPPERCDVTLSTKALSGIVANEPGDLIVAARAGTPLQDIAVALAAQGQFVPFDAPRPQYATLGGTLAAGWLGPRRHLYGRLRDFIVGSTIVLADGTIARAGGMVAKNVAGYDMSRLYVGSFGTLGVLVQANLKTIPLPKGARLFLAQLPERTRERACAQLAALRMAPAAAFWIAGFHNAIDGDDGPEGRILAVLEGSDAALERATLELRSALGRAGVPETRVLDAGAREAFERVVDAYVASLGERSVTYRLYRYPQDAPACAISLHDAAQRFGLRAETIVDVMNGDVVLRVSARDARSFASKIEAFDDALHAAQPRAHVVAGASPSREYLRVWGTAPSAIDRMQALKARFDPNRTLNPGRFVGGI
- a CDS encoding FAD-linked oxidase C-terminal domain-containing protein, with product MLQQRLIDALGSDAVKTEPEDLAVYAFDAYTDGGLPSAVVLPRSTREVSAIVKIARECGEPIVARGAGTGLCGGAVPKSGGVILSFARMNRVLEFDERNRRAHVQPGLINLDLSRFVAESGLFYAPDPSSQKIATIGGNIATNAGGAHCLSYGTTVNHVLGLEVVDDCGEVFTTNVDDGGYDLTAALVGSEGTLGIVTSAWLRLLAQPESVRVWVAAFDDVDAASEAVSAIVAAGILPTALEMMDAVITAAVEAAFHAGYPTEAGAVLLVESAGLEEDVDAAEAAIHAIVTQHRARSWRSARDRTERDALWAGRKGAAGSTGRIAPNYYTQDVCVPRSKLPAALKIVEAAASANGITVGNVFHAGDGNLHPLLMYDKRDRKQVAAVVETGNEILQCAIDLGGTISGEHGIGWEKREAMTRVYTTEDLATMARVRDVFDPARALNPEKIFPSGLRCPEVTPP
- the aroH gene encoding chorismate mutase, yielding MVENARVCAFRGIRGAITAAADDKVSIESATKRLLEEITRRNEIELDDIASVLFTVTPDLHAAFPALAARAMGWTWVPMLHACEIDVPGSLGKCIRVLMHVNTTRRPEEIEHVYLDGAVGLRPDLLRGNP